A segment of the Aureliella helgolandensis genome:
GATATCCCACAACACGCCGCTTACCAGCCGGGCTCGCAACCTGGCAGAGCTACGTGAGAGTGGCTGGACCTCCAAAACCGTCAAGCAAGAAATCCTTGTGAACTTCACGCGCATGCTCTCTAGCGATGAAGAATTATTCCCAGGGATCGTGGGTTATGAAGATACGGTGATCCCCGAGATAAACATTGCACTCTTAGCGGGTCACGACATGCTCTTTCTGGGTGAGAAAGGGCAAGCCAAAAGTCGCTTGATGCGGGCGCTCGTCCGGTTCCTGGATGAGGCCATACCCTACCTGGATATCCCAGGTGTCCCGATCCACGAAGATCCCTTTGCGCCAATTACATCGGTGGCCAAACGCTTTGTGGCCGAACATCAGGAAGCAGAAATCCCCGTGGCTTGGTGGCCTCGGGAAGAACGCTATGCCGAGCGTTTGAGTCCCGGCACCAAGTTTGCCGACATCATTGGTGAAATCGATCCGTCGAAACTGACCAGCGGCGTCAGCATGAGCACCGAAGAAGCCTTGCACTTCGGCCTGATCCCTCGGATGCATCGCGGAATCTTCGCCATGAATGAACTGCCGGAGCTGGACGAATTGGTCCAAGTCGGCCTGTTCAATATTTTGGAAGAACGTGATGTGCAAATCCGTGGCTATCCCATCCGTTTCGACCTCGATATTTTCATCCTCTTCTCAGCCAACCCCAGTACCTACAACCGCAGTGGCAAGGTCATTCCACAACTGAAGGATCGCATTGGCTCGATCATTCAAACGCACTATCCACGCGAGCGGGAGGTAGGCATCGAGATCCTGCAACAAGAGGCGGGAGTCGATTTGGGGGGTAGCTTCCCGGTTCAGGTCCCCTACTTCATGGCCGAGATTATTGAAGAGATCACCGCACAGGGGCGACGCAGCAAGTACGTCGACCAAGCCTCAGGTGTATCTGCCCGTTTCAG
Coding sequences within it:
- a CDS encoding magnesium chelatase, translating into MPSSPISHNTPLTSRARNLAELRESGWTSKTVKQEILVNFTRMLSSDEELFPGIVGYEDTVIPEINIALLAGHDMLFLGEKGQAKSRLMRALVRFLDEAIPYLDIPGVPIHEDPFAPITSVAKRFVAEHQEAEIPVAWWPREERYAERLSPGTKFADIIGEIDPSKLTSGVSMSTEEALHFGLIPRMHRGIFAMNELPELDELVQVGLFNILEERDVQIRGYPIRFDLDIFILFSANPSTYNRSGKVIPQLKDRIGSIIQTHYPREREVGIEILQQEAGVDLGGSFPVQVPYFMAEIIEEITAQGRRSKYVDQASGVSARFSLSNYRAMVASARQRAIVLGESPAVPRISDLGHLYSSSLGKLELDMMGSHQMSEKQVIDALIAGAVKSVFEQYVEQFGLAEIAEIFKKGVRIEVGDMLPSSAYAERLQIVPPAWEKAFEVNASENEAVRASCVEFVLAGLYSLDHISRAQKHGKVHFEF